A single window of Bradyrhizobium daqingense DNA harbors:
- a CDS encoding tautomerase family protein, translating into MPLLHVSMRAGKPDAYRQAILDNLYRAMREALNVPEDDQFMTISELAPANFRCGNAYGVERSDDAVLIQITVFASRTAEQKGALYRRIADLLGESPGIRPEDVFVNVLDAPKENWSVGHGIAQFA; encoded by the coding sequence ATGCCTCTCCTCCACGTCTCGATGCGCGCCGGCAAGCCGGACGCCTACCGCCAGGCGATCCTCGACAACCTCTACCGGGCCATGCGCGAGGCGCTGAACGTGCCCGAGGACGATCAGTTCATGACCATCAGCGAGCTTGCGCCGGCGAATTTCCGCTGCGGCAACGCCTACGGCGTCGAACGCAGCGACGATGCGGTGCTGATCCAGATCACCGTGTTCGCCTCGCGCACCGCAGAGCAGAAGGGGGCCCTGTATCGCCGGATCGCGGACCTGCTCGGCGAGAGCCCGGGCATCCGCCCCGAGGACGTCTTCGTCAACGTGCTCGATGCGCCCAAGGAGAACTGGTCCGTAGGCCACGGCATCGCGCAATTCGCGTGA
- a CDS encoding CobW family GTP-binding protein has protein sequence MPVPILLVTGFLGAGKTTVVNHLLASAEGRRIAAIVNDFGAINVDAELIAGASDGVISLANGCICCSLEGDLLRTLSTLLRRDPKPEHIVIETSGVADPADIVRNLMDPVILREAPLETVLCVMDATAPPSALEDALHRSQLRVADIVALSKLDLAEEGAGLRMREAIRAQRVPAVVVDAHHGEIPAALLFPAHVDRAPTPREIGPRRPAEERFETLSWTSEQPLSLPRLQQAIGKLAPKLARAKGLFETVEQPGRMMVFQFAAGRATLAPGDAPMPGVPRSRIVFIAELGMLSRAELDAIMEGCVAG, from the coding sequence ATGCCGGTCCCCATTCTGCTGGTGACGGGCTTTCTGGGGGCGGGCAAGACCACGGTCGTCAATCATCTCCTGGCCAGTGCCGAGGGACGACGCATCGCCGCCATCGTCAACGATTTCGGCGCGATCAACGTCGATGCCGAGCTGATCGCGGGTGCGAGCGACGGCGTGATCAGTTTGGCCAATGGCTGCATCTGCTGCTCGCTGGAGGGTGACCTCTTGCGTACGCTCTCGACGCTGCTGCGGCGCGATCCCAAGCCCGAGCACATCGTCATCGAAACCAGCGGCGTCGCAGATCCCGCCGACATCGTACGCAATCTGATGGACCCGGTGATCCTGCGCGAGGCGCCGCTGGAGACGGTGCTCTGCGTGATGGATGCGACCGCGCCGCCGAGTGCCCTGGAGGACGCGCTGCACCGATCGCAGCTGCGCGTCGCCGACATCGTGGCGTTGAGCAAGCTGGATCTGGCGGAGGAGGGTGCGGGCCTGCGGATGCGCGAGGCGATCCGCGCGCAGCGCGTGCCTGCCGTGGTGGTCGATGCGCACCATGGCGAGATCCCTGCCGCGCTGCTGTTTCCCGCCCATGTTGATCGCGCGCCGACGCCGCGCGAGATCGGGCCGCGACGGCCGGCGGAGGAGCGCTTCGAGACGCTGAGCTGGACCTCGGAGCAGCCGCTTTCGCTGCCGCGTCTGCAGCAGGCGATCGGCAAGCTGGCACCGAAGCTCGCGCGCGCAAAGGGCCTGTTCGAGACGGTCGAGCAACCCGGCCGCATGATGGTGTTTCAGTTCGCCGCCGGCCGCGCGACGTTGGCGCCGGGTGACGCCCCGATGCCGGGCGTGCCGCGATCGCGGATCGTCTTCATCGCCGAGCTCGGCATGCTGTCGCGGGCCGAGCTCGACGCGATCATGGAGGGCTGTGTCGCAGGCTGA
- a CDS encoding TetR/AcrR family transcriptional regulator has protein sequence MRPREFDHDDVLRIAFGQFWRKGVRGTSLSDIARDAGVQRGSLYNAFGSKEALFLQAYERYAGEYLVTLQKALGVGSLRKRLTAFFDLTITNFRAGTPPRGCPTTRGLMELGAAEGEGLDEEARQAFAGFVSRITALIQETLSAGAERGEFSGNAAAAALHIVTVTRGLAVLERAFDDEPQLRKIAAHTIDLVLGKKGG, from the coding sequence TTGAGGCCGCGCGAGTTCGACCATGACGACGTGCTGCGCATCGCGTTCGGGCAGTTCTGGCGTAAGGGCGTGCGTGGCACCTCGCTATCGGACATCGCGCGCGATGCCGGTGTCCAGCGTGGCAGCCTCTACAACGCCTTCGGCAGCAAGGAGGCGCTGTTCCTGCAGGCCTATGAGCGTTATGCGGGCGAGTATCTCGTCACGCTGCAAAAGGCGCTCGGTGTGGGCTCATTGCGCAAACGCCTCACCGCGTTCTTCGATCTGACCATCACCAACTTCCGCGCGGGCACGCCGCCACGGGGATGTCCGACTACGCGTGGCCTGATGGAGCTCGGCGCGGCCGAAGGCGAGGGGCTCGACGAGGAGGCGCGCCAGGCTTTTGCGGGCTTCGTCTCCCGCATCACGGCTCTCATTCAGGAGACGTTGTCGGCCGGCGCCGAGCGCGGCGAGTTCAGCGGCAACGCCGCGGCAGCAGCGCTGCATATCGTCACGGTGACGCGGGGTCTTGCCGTGCTCGAACGTGCCTTCGACGACGAGCCGCAACTGCGCAAGATCGCCGCCCATACGATCGACCTCGTGCTGGGCAAGAAGGGTGGCTAG
- a CDS encoding methyl-accepting chemotaxis protein, translating to MFFSRISFKLVLIVGISLLGMIVLAPIALSTLRTQMVADRQAKQHMVDIGYGILAHYQKLESDGKLSREQAQAAAMAEIKSLRYDKVEYFWINDMAPKMVMHPIKPELDGKDLSGMKDPAGNALFLGFVDVVKKQGAGFYGYLWPKPGFDQPVGKISYVKGFAPWGWIIGTGIYLDDVDAVFRQNAMTFAYICLAVLVVVLGASFLIGRSVTRPLARITSLTERLASGDAAFDVPYTDRRDEVGGLAKALAVFKDNASAVSRMHAEQQELKQKADDEKRRAMADLAGKFEASVQAVVRDVFNEARAMQQAAQGMSETANKATDRASFVAAACQQASSNVQTVASAAGELSSSITEISQRVAQAASVADKAAADGQRTNDTVQGLVAAAHKIGEVIDLINQIASQTNLLALNATIEAARAGEAGKGFAVVASEVKSLASQTAKATDEIGAQITAIQAETNEVVGNIDSIRKTIMEVNEISSSIAAAVEEQGAATQAIAHSVQEAASGTDQVSQNISGVTDATAETGQAAGLVLQSSGRLTQKLQSLENEVSTFVAGVRAA from the coding sequence ATGTTTTTCTCCCGCATCAGTTTCAAGCTGGTCCTGATTGTCGGCATCAGCCTCCTCGGCATGATCGTGCTGGCGCCGATCGCGCTTTCGACCCTGCGTACGCAGATGGTCGCCGATCGCCAGGCCAAGCAGCACATGGTGGATATCGGCTACGGTATCCTGGCGCACTATCAGAAGCTCGAGAGCGACGGAAAGCTCTCGCGCGAGCAGGCCCAGGCCGCTGCAATGGCAGAAATCAAGAGCCTGCGCTACGACAAGGTCGAGTATTTCTGGATCAACGACATGGCCCCGAAGATGGTCATGCACCCGATCAAGCCCGAGCTCGACGGCAAGGATCTCTCCGGGATGAAGGATCCGGCCGGCAACGCGCTGTTCCTGGGTTTCGTTGACGTCGTCAAGAAGCAGGGCGCGGGTTTCTACGGCTATCTCTGGCCGAAGCCCGGCTTCGACCAGCCGGTCGGGAAGATCTCCTACGTTAAGGGCTTCGCGCCCTGGGGCTGGATCATCGGCACCGGCATCTATCTCGACGACGTCGACGCCGTCTTCCGCCAGAACGCGATGACGTTCGCCTACATCTGCCTGGCGGTGCTGGTCGTGGTTCTCGGCGCGTCCTTCCTGATCGGCCGCAGCGTCACCCGGCCGCTGGCCCGGATCACGTCGTTGACCGAGCGCCTCGCTTCCGGCGATGCGGCGTTCGACGTGCCCTACACCGATCGCCGCGACGAGGTTGGCGGGCTCGCCAAGGCGCTCGCCGTGTTCAAGGACAATGCATCGGCCGTCAGCCGGATGCATGCCGAGCAGCAAGAGCTGAAGCAGAAGGCCGACGACGAGAAGCGCAGGGCGATGGCCGACCTCGCCGGCAAGTTCGAGGCAAGCGTCCAGGCCGTCGTCCGCGACGTCTTCAACGAGGCGCGCGCGATGCAGCAGGCCGCGCAAGGCATGTCCGAGACCGCGAACAAGGCGACCGACCGCGCGAGCTTCGTTGCCGCCGCCTGCCAGCAGGCTTCCAGCAACGTGCAGACGGTGGCCTCCGCCGCCGGCGAATTGTCGTCCTCGATCACCGAGATCAGCCAGCGCGTCGCGCAGGCCGCCAGCGTGGCCGACAAGGCCGCCGCCGACGGGCAACGCACCAACGACACCGTCCAGGGCCTGGTGGCGGCCGCACACAAGATCGGCGAGGTCATCGACCTCATCAACCAGATCGCCTCGCAGACCAATCTGCTCGCGCTCAACGCCACCATCGAGGCGGCGCGCGCCGGCGAAGCCGGGAAGGGCTTTGCGGTGGTCGCGAGTGAAGTGAAATCGCTGGCGAGCCAGACCGCGAAGGCGACCGACGAGATCGGCGCGCAGATCACCGCGATCCAGGCCGAAACCAACGAGGTCGTCGGCAACATCGACAGCATCCGAAAGACCATCATGGAGGTCAACGAGATCTCCTCGTCGATCGCGGCCGCAGTGGAAGAGCAGGGCGCCGCGACCCAGGCGATCGCCCACAGCGTGCAGGAGGCCGCCTCCGGCACCGACCAGGTCTCGCAGAATATCTCCGGCGTCACCGATGCCACGGCGGAGACCGGCCAAGCCGCCGGCCTCGTGCTGCAATCGAGTGGCCGGCTGACGCAGAAGCTGCAGTCGCTCGAGAACGAGGTCAGCACCTTCGTTGCGGGCGTGCGGGCGGCCTGA